A single Desulfomicrobium apsheronum DNA region contains:
- a CDS encoding amino acid ABC transporter ATP-binding protein: MNGTRPIIEIKNVYKFFGQLQALNDVSLSINSGEKVVIIGPSGSGKSTLLRSINRLETIDSGSIVVDGKDINAKDNDINLIRQELGMVFQSFNLFPHKTVLGNLTMAPMKLKKVPELEAKKRALALLDKVGIREKAEVFPAMLSGGQQQRVAIARALAMNPKIMLFDEPTSALDPEMIGEVLDVMVTLAKEGMTMVVVTHEMGFAREVADRVIFMDHGQIVETGTPEHFFTSPEHPRTKKFLSQIL; this comes from the coding sequence ATGAACGGGACTAGGCCCATCATCGAAATCAAGAACGTCTACAAGTTCTTTGGCCAGTTGCAGGCATTAAACGACGTCAGCCTGTCCATCAATTCCGGGGAAAAGGTGGTCATCATCGGTCCCAGCGGATCGGGAAAGTCCACCCTGCTGCGCTCCATCAACCGCCTCGAAACCATTGACAGCGGAAGCATCGTGGTCGACGGAAAGGATATCAACGCCAAGGATAACGATATCAACCTGATCCGTCAGGAGCTGGGCATGGTTTTTCAGAGCTTCAACCTGTTTCCGCACAAGACGGTGCTTGGCAACCTGACCATGGCGCCCATGAAGCTGAAGAAAGTGCCGGAGCTTGAGGCCAAGAAGCGGGCACTCGCCCTGCTCGACAAGGTCGGCATCCGAGAGAAGGCCGAGGTTTTTCCGGCCATGCTCTCCGGCGGACAGCAGCAGCGCGTGGCCATTGCCCGGGCGCTGGCCATGAACCCCAAGATCATGCTCTTCGACGAGCCGACCTCCGCCCTGGACCCCGAGATGATCGGCGAGGTCCTGGACGTCATGGTCACCCTGGCCAAAGAGGGCATGACCATGGTCGTCGTGACCCACGAGATGGGTTTTGCCCGCGAAGTGGCGGACCGGGTCATCTTCATGGATCACGGCCAGATCGTCGAAACCGGAACTCCGGAGCATTTCTTCACCAGCCCCGAGCATCCGCGCACAAAAAAATTCCTGAGCCAGATCCTGTAG
- a CDS encoding amino acid ABC transporter permease produces MNPQFSKKAVKIDIGDGAAIPLKKDSGLFNAWWLTFFGAIGIIIYLCVTQPEPYWRILQFLPDGVLVTFQVTFLSIMLSLVLGLITGLGRLSRNKVLNLIASTYVEVIRGIPLLVQLFYIYFALGRLELFKDLPPMAAAVLAMGICYGAYMGEVFRAGIDSIDKGQAEAARSLGFNRLQTMMYVVLPQAWRTILPPVGNEFIALLKDSSLVSILAVSDLLRRGREFASESFLYFEAYTMVALVYLVITLFLSKAVSKMEQRLNYYERD; encoded by the coding sequence ATGAACCCACAATTTTCCAAAAAAGCTGTCAAGATCGACATCGGCGACGGCGCGGCCATCCCCCTGAAAAAGGACTCGGGCCTCTTCAACGCATGGTGGCTTACCTTTTTCGGCGCCATCGGCATCATTATCTATCTGTGCGTAACACAGCCCGAGCCATACTGGCGGATTCTGCAATTTCTTCCCGACGGCGTCCTGGTCACCTTCCAGGTCACGTTCCTGTCCATCATGCTTTCCCTTGTGCTTGGGCTCATTACAGGTCTTGGTCGGCTGTCCCGCAACAAGGTCCTGAATCTGATCGCCTCGACCTACGTGGAAGTCATCCGCGGAATCCCGCTCCTGGTGCAGCTGTTCTACATCTATTTCGCCCTCGGACGGCTTGAGCTCTTCAAGGATCTTCCGCCCATGGCCGCAGCTGTGCTCGCCATGGGCATCTGTTACGGCGCCTACATGGGCGAGGTATTCCGGGCAGGCATCGACTCCATCGACAAGGGACAGGCCGAAGCTGCCAGATCCCTGGGTTTCAATCGTCTCCAGACCATGATGTACGTAGTACTGCCTCAGGCCTGGCGGACCATCCTGCCGCCGGTGGGCAACGAGTTCATCGCTCTTTTGAAAGACAGCTCCCTGGTATCCATTCTGGCCGTCTCGGACCTGCTGCGCCGAGGCCGGGAATTCGCCAGCGAATCCTTTCTGTACTTCGAGGCTTACACCATGGTGGCCCTGGTTTACCTGGTCATCACGCTCTTCTTGTCCAAGGCTGTCAGTAAAATGGAGCAGAGGTTGAATTATTATGAACGGGACTAG
- a CDS encoding basic amino acid ABC transporter substrate-binding protein yields MRTRIALVLLALFLMAGNALAKDVVFAVDATYPPMEMIDADKNIVGFGPEVVVAMGKAGGFNAILKNTAWDGIFAGLASGKYDAIASSVSITDERKQNMDFSDPYFEVKQGVIVPKGSGIASVADLAGKTVASQMGTTGYFLCKKIEGATAKSYDEIGLAVEDLYNGRIDAVIADDAVASNYALQHEQYAQKLTLAFLIAPESPEYLGFAVNKGNQEIVDLINSSLAAIKANGEYDKIYAKWFGAK; encoded by the coding sequence ATGCGTACACGGATTGCACTTGTTTTGCTGGCTCTTTTTCTCATGGCCGGAAACGCCTTGGCCAAGGATGTAGTCTTTGCGGTTGATGCCACCTATCCGCCGATGGAAATGATTGACGCCGACAAGAACATCGTCGGCTTTGGTCCCGAGGTCGTCGTCGCCATGGGCAAGGCCGGCGGATTCAACGCGATTCTCAAGAACACCGCATGGGACGGCATCTTCGCGGGACTTGCTTCCGGCAAGTACGACGCCATCGCCTCCTCGGTCTCCATCACCGACGAGCGCAAGCAGAACATGGATTTTTCCGATCCCTATTTTGAAGTGAAGCAGGGCGTCATCGTGCCCAAGGGTTCCGGCATCGCCTCCGTTGCCGACCTGGCCGGCAAGACCGTTGCCTCCCAGATGGGCACCACCGGCTACTTTCTGTGCAAGAAGATCGAAGGCGCCACCGCCAAGTCCTATGACGAAATCGGCCTGGCCGTGGAAGATCTCTACAATGGCCGTATCGATGCCGTCATCGCCGACGACGCCGTCGCCTCCAACTACGCCCTGCAGCATGAGCAGTATGCCCAGAAGCTGACCCTGGCCTTCCTCATCGCCCCCGAATCCCCGGAATACCTGGGTTTTGCCGTGAACAAGGGCAACCAGGAAATCGTCGACCTGATCAACTCCTCCCTGGCCGCCATCAAGGCCAACGGCGAGTACGACAAGATCTACGCAAAGTGGTTCGGAGCCAAATAG